GAGCCCGGCGCCGCGGCGGAGCCCAGCACTCCGGCGGTGCACAAGGACAGTGCCCAGGCCAGGCGCACGGCGGCAGGGCTGAGCTACAACGAAGCACGCAGCGCGCTGGATCTGATCCTTGCCGAACTCCAGAGCAGCACGCTGCAGGTGGAGGAGATGGCTGCCCTGCACCGCCGAGCCCAGGCCTATGCCGAACGCTGCGAGCAGATCCTGGGGGAGGTGGAGCAGGAGATTCTGATCTGGGACCCCAGCACCGAAACCGATCCCGTTCCGTACACCCCATGACCCCCCCCGAGCCCCCCGCCGCCAGCGTTCCGCCTCCCACGCCCTGGCTGCGCTGGGTCTACCTGGTGCTGGCCATCGCCGGAGCCGTGCTGCCCTGGCTTGCCAACCTGGCCTACATCAAGGAGTACGGCGGCAGTTTCGATCTCGTCCAGTTCATCCAGCTGGCCAACGTCAATCCGGCGGCGGCATCCCTGTCCCGCGATCTGGCCATTGGATCCACAGCAGTGGTGATCTGGATGGTGCACGAGGCCCGCCGGCTGCAGGTTCGCGGGCTTGCCATCGTGTTGCTCACCTGTGTCACGGTGGCGTTCGCCTGTGGCGCGCCGCTGTTCCTGTATCTGCGCGAGCGGCGGCTCGCTGAGCTGGCGCGCTCGTGAGCCACTCCCGATCCGATGCTGCCGTCGTCAGTTCCCTGGGTCGCCAGTTCTCGGTGTCGTCAGTTCTCGTCGTCGATGGCCTGGGACGACACCACTTCCACGTCAATGGTGGCTGACGACGCCTTGACGTTGCGGGCTTCCTGATCCACCTCACGACCACCGAAGACCTGGGTTTCGTCTCCCGGCGAGGCAGAGTCCTGGCCGAGGGCAGTGCCACAGGCCGGACACACCTCGGCGCCCACGCTCATGAAACCGCAAGCCGGGCAGACGGTGAGCCGACGCCGCAGAACCTGCCAGGCGATCAGGCCGAGGCCCCCCAGCAGCAGCGGCAGAAGCAACAGGGTGAGGGTGATGCCGCCCACCACATCCAGCAACACCCGTCCGGCGGGAGAGGGGGCCAGCAGCAGCAACCCCAGCAGTGCAAGCCACACCCATGGGATCTGCCTCTGCATAACGATGCGGGTACGTCGGTGAGGTGGTTGGAGGGGGGGGGGGAGCGGACGTCCCACCGCCTCCATCCTGGCCCGCCGCTGCCTCTCCCGGGCCAGTCCGCTGGCGTCCCCTCCGGGTGGCCCGCTCAGGATCGAGGATCCACCGGCGCCCTGCCGGGTCGGCTCAACACCACGCTGAGGCACTGGGAGTAGTAGATCAGCACGCCGATCATCCAGACCCACAGGCCGAAGACCAACACCCCCCCCACCAGCCCGTAGGCCTGGAAACGCACCCCCAGCACCACCAGCACACGGCCCAGCAGCAGGTTCAGGAGGGTGAAAGCCGAAGCGAGGAAGGCCGCTCCAGGAAGCAGATTGCGCCAGGAGACCCGCCGCGAGGGCAGCATCCAGAGCAGCAACAGGGCAGCCAGCAGGCTGAACCCCAGGGTGGAGAGCAGGTCCAAACCCGAACTGAAAGGACGCTGGAGGTCGAGGACCCGCGGGAAAATCCTGGGGAACAGCTCCACCAGCGCCGGAGAGCCCGGCAACCGCCAGCTGGTGGCCACACGGTCCAGCACAATCACGAGGGCCATCAGAGCCATCAGGCCCAGGGCTTTGAGCCGCAAGCGGCAGTAGCGCAGCACCAGCTGCAGCCAGGGAAGCCCTTCAAGTCCGAACGGCCTGTCCCACCACAGGCGATCCGCCCCGCGTTGCAGCGTCAGGTAGGCATTGCTGGCGGTGAGCACCAGCACGAGCACGCCGAGCAGCCCAGCGCCCACACCCTGGCGCAGGAAAGCATTCAGACCGGCTGTGACCGCAGGCATGGCGGAACCGGGCAGCACCTGCCGAGCTCCGCTCAGCACCCGCTCCACCAATCCTTCATCCTGGCCCAGGACCCTGGCGGCCAGGGAGAGGGCGATCAGCACAATCGGGAACAGCGACTGCATCGCGTGGTAAGCGAAAGCGGCGCTGAGATCCACACAGTCATGCCGAAACCAGAGTTTCGAGGCCTGGAGGAACACCTGCCACGGGCGCAGCAGCCGGTGCGATCGGTTCTGCCGCAGATCAGCTTCGCCCACTCCACCACTCCAGCAGTTCAGTACTCCAGACCCGCCCCGCCTCCGGGGTCCGGGCCACAAACCAAGCCACAAAAAAAGCCACCCGCAGGTGGCTTCCGGCCTGCCTCACGCAGGACCTTCTTCTTTGGAGCAGCAATAGTTTTACCTGGCATCGACCTATTTTCTCAGGGGGCTACCCCCCAAATATCGTCGGCGCTGCAGCGTTTCACAACCGAGTTCGAGATGGATCGGTGTGGTTCCACTGCGCCATGGACACCAGGATAGTCGTCGCGCTCCCAGGTGAACCCTGAGAACTGCATAGGTTAGATCCTGATCACCTGCCCCACCTGACTCCCCTCTGCAGGGGCACCAGGCCTGGCTGTGATCAACATCCTCTGGAATCAAGCACAAGAGCTCGAGTTGATGGTCAAGCCCTCGGTCTATTAGTACTCCTCCGCTTCACACATTACTGCGCTTCCACGTAGAGCCTATCAACGGGTGTTCTTCCCGTGACCTTACTGGCTTATGCCATGGGAATACTCATCTTGAGGTGGGCTTCCCACTTAGATGCTTTCAGCGGTTATCCTCTCCGCACATGGCTACCCAGCGTTTACCGTTGGCACGATAACTGGCACACCAGAGGTGCGTTCCTCCCGGTCCTCTCGTACTAGGGAGAAATCCTCTCAATATTCCTGCGCGTGCACCGGATATGGACCGAACTGTCTCACGACGTTCTGAACCCAGCTCGCGTACCGCTTTAATGGGCGAACAGCCCAACCCTTGGGACCGACTTCAGCCCCAGGTTGCGATGAGCCGACATCGAGGTGCCAAACCTCCCCGTCGATGTGAACTCTTGGGGGAGATCAGCCTGTTATCCCTAGAGTAACTTTTATCCGTTGAGCGACGGCCCTTCCACTCAGAACCGTCGGATCACTAAAGCCGAGTTTCCTCCCTGTTCGACTTGTAGGTCTCACAGTCAAGCCTGCTTCTGCTTTTACACTCGTCGGCTGATTTCCAACCAGCCTGAGCAGACCTTTGCGCGCCTCCGTTACCTTTTAGGAGGCGACCGCCCCAGTCAAACTGCCCACCTGATACTGTCCAGCACCCGGATAACGGGTTGCTGTTAGAACTCTAGCTCGGAAAGAGTGGTATCTCACCAGTGGCTCACCATCACCCGCAAGCAATGGTTCATAGCCTCCCACCTATCCTGCGCATTCCGAGCCCGAGCACAATACCAAGCTACAGTAAAGCTTCATAGGGTCTTTCTGTCCGGGTGCACGTAGTCCGCATCTTCACAGACAATTCTATTTCGCCGAGCCTCTCTCCGAGACAGCGCCCAGATCGTTACGCCTTTCGTGCGGGTCGGAACTTACCCGACAAGGAATTTCGCTACCTTAGGACCGTTATAGTTACGGCCGCCGTTCACCGGGGCTTCAGTCGCCAGCTTCGCTTTCGCTGACCGGCTTCCTTAACCTTCCGGCACTGGGCAGGCGTCAGCCCCCATACATCGTCTTGCGACTTAGCGGAGACCTGTGTTTTTGGTAAACAGTCGCCTGGGCCTCTTCACTGCGACCACCTCGCGGTGGCACCCCTTCTCCCGAAGTTACGGGGCCATTTTGCCGAGTTCCTTAGAGAGAGTTACCTCGCGCCCCTCGGTATTCTCTACCACCCCACCTGTGTCGGTTTCGGGTACAGGCCATCATGCCTTAACGGGTATAGGGCTTTTCTTGGAAGCTTGACATCATCCACTTCGCGGCCGTAGCCGCTCGTACTCACGCCTCAGCTCAGGACGTTTTCGCCGTCCCTCAACACCTCGAACGCTTGAACCAGTAACCAACGTCTGGCTGGACTAGCCTTCTCCGTCCCCCTTCCCAAAACATGACAGGTACAGGAATGTTGACCTGTTGTCCATCGACTACGCCTTTCGGCCTCGCCTTAGGTCCTGACTAACCCTCCGCGGACGAGCCTGCCGGAGGAACCCTTAGGGTTTCGGGGCATGGGATTCTCACCCATGTTTTCGCTACTCAAGCCGACATTCTCACTTCCATGCAGTCCACGCCCGCTTACGCTAACGCTTCACCCCACATGGAACGCTCCCCTACCATTCACATGTTCCTAAGAACATTTAAATCCGCAGCTTCGGTACAATGCTTAGCCCCGTTCATTTTCGGCGCAGGATCGCTCGACCAGTGAGCTATTACGCACTCCTTTGAGGATGGCTGCTTCTAGGCAAACCTCCTGGTTGTCTGGGCAATCCCACCTCCTTTATCACTCAGCATTGATTTGGGGACCTTAGCTGGCGGTCTGGGCTGTTTCCCTTTCGACCATGGAGCTTATCCCCCACAGTCTGACTGCCTCGCTTCACACAGGGTATTCAGAGTTCGTCTCGATTTGGTACCGCTCTCGCAGCCCGCACCGAAACGGTGGCTTTACCCCCCTGCTGGAGCACGAGACGCTACGCCTCAACGTATTTCGGGGAGAACCAGCTAGCTCCGGGTTCGATTGGCATTTCACCCCTAACCACAGCTCATCCGCTGATTTTTCAACATCAGTCGGTTCGGACCTCCACTTGGTATCACCCAAGCTTCATCCTGGCCATGGTTAGATCACCCGGGTTCGGGTCTATAAACACTGACGATCGCCCTATTCAGACTCGCTTTCGCTATGGCTCCACCATTCCCGGTTTAACCTGCCAGTGCCTATAAGTCGCCGGCTCATTCTTCAACAGGCACACGGTCACCCGATCAGTCGGGCTCCCATTGCTTGTAAGCTCACGGTTTCATGTTCTATTTCACTCCCCTCCCGGGGTTCTTTTCACCTTTCCCTCGCGGTACTGTTGCGCTATCGGTCACACAGGAGTACTTAGCCTTACGAGGTGGTCCTCGCGGATTCACACGGAATTTCACGTGCTCCGTGCTACTCGGGATACAGCTAGCTCAGTTCGATTTTCGGTTACGGGGCTTTCACCCTCTGTGGCGCGCCATTCAAACGCTTCTCCTAATCTCCCTGATACACGTTGCTGTCCCACAACCCCGATGCTCGAAAGCATCGGTTTAGGCTTGTCCCCGTTCGCTCGCCGCTACTGAGGGAGTCGTTTTTACTTTCCTTTCCTCCAGCTACTAAGATGTTTCAGTTCGCTGGGTTGGCTCGCACCGCCCTATGGATTCAGGCGGCCGTTCTAGGGGTTGCCCCATTCGGAAATTCCCGGATCAAAGCGTGTTTCCAGCTCCCCGAGACTTATCGCAGGTAACCACGTCCTTCATCGCCTCTGTGTGCCAAGGTATCCACCGTGAGCCCTTTGTAGCTTGACCATTTAAACTCCCAGTGCTTCAGGTTGTTGACACCTATTCTCTCACCATTCCATTCACACGCTCAGGCAACAGCTTCCATCACCCTCATCGGATGATCGTTGCCACTGCCCTCACGCGTTCGCTGGAATGCTGGATCAGACTCTCCCCTCCTCGGCGGAAGGCAAAAGAACACTGAAAGCTCTCGGCTCTTGTCTCCATAGAATTGCCGATTCCCGCACGCTCTTGGTACTGGCTCATCGCCAATCCCTCCAGCGCAGGAAATCAAGCCTCCATGAGATGCTTTCTTTCCAGACTCACCTATGCAGTTGTCAAGGTTCTGCTGTCTTCTCTCTGTCAACTCACGCTCACAGAGTGAATCCAGCATCGGCTCAATCGTTGATCACCGTTGATGATCAGGAATGAGCAGAGGCTGAACTCCGCAGCTATCATCCGCAGCCATCAAAATCTCTCTTGATGCTGCTGAAACCTACCGTCTGTCTGGTCACCTCCTCACGCCTTGCTTCCTGGCGATCGGGTTTCTGGCTTTCGGGGTGTCCCGCCTGCATTCCGGCTCGGCAGCAACATCATCGTGCTCCCTTGCCTTCCCGCGCTGCGTCAGTGGAGGTTAGCGGACTCGAACCGCTGACATCCTGCTTGCAAAGCAGGCGCTCTACCAACTGAGCTAAACCCCCAGCCGGCAAGTCCTGCCTGCTGGGCAGGCGGCGAATGGGCCATCCTGGACTTGAACCAGGGACCTCACCCTTATCAGGGGTGCGCTCTAACCACCTGAGCTAATGGCCCAGGAAGGAATCTCCCGCAACACGTCTTCCTCCAAGAGATTGTCCTCTCGGACCCTCTCCTCTCGCAAGCCACGGTCTGGGAGCTCGTGGGGTGACCTAGACAACGTTTAGGAACTGAAAAAGATCGCACAGCCTCACCAAATCCAGCACCGTCACAGCTTGACCCTCGCGGATCTCCCTGCTTCAGCCTTGCTTCAGTTCGCTGACTCTCTCCTTGAGGTACCGATCGACCTTCGAGATGACAGGACCGTGGCCTGAGACAATTGGGCCCTTCAGACTTTCGTCCTCGTGGCGCTCAGACATCACAATCAGTTGTGTCTCCCTGTTAGGAGGTGATCCAGCCGCACCTTCCGGTACGGCTACCTTGTTACGACTTCACCCCAGTCATCAGCCCCACCTTCGGCGTCCTCCTCCACAAGGGTTGGAGTAACGACTTCGGGCGTGGCCAACTTCCATGGTGTGACGGGCGGTGTGTACAAGGCCCGGGAACGTATTCACCGCAGTATGCTGACCTGCGATTACTAGCGATTCCTCCTTCACGTAGGCGAGTTGCAGCCTACGATCTGAACTGAGCCACGGTTTATGGGATTTGCTAGCTCTCGCGAGTTTGCTGCCCTTTGTCCGTAGCATTGTAGTACGTGTGTAGCCCAGGATGTAAGGGGCATGATGACTTGACGTCATCCACACCTTCCTCCGGTTTATCACCGGCGGTCTCTCTAGAGTGCCCAACTTAATGCTGGCAACTAAAGACGTGGGTTGCGCTCGTTGCGGGACTTAACCCAACATCTCACGACACGAGCTGACGACAGCCATGCACCACCTGTCTCTGCGCTCCCGAAGGCACTCCCCGATTTCTCAGGGATTCGCAGGATGTCAAACCCTGGTAAGGTTCTTCGCGTTGCATCGAATTAAACCACATACTCCACCGCTTGTGCGGGCCCCCGTCAATTCCTTTGAGTTTCACACTTGCGTGCGTACTCCCCAGGCGGAACACTTAACGCGTTGGCTACGACACCGAGGGGGTCGATTCCCCCGACACCTAGTGTTCATCGTTTACGGCCAGGACTACAGGGGTATCTAATCCCTTTCGCTCCCCTGGCTTTCGTCCATGAGCGTCAGTTATGGCCCAGCAGAGCGCCTTCGCCACTGGTGTTCTTCCCGATATCTACGCATTTCACCGCTACACCGGGAATTCCCTCTGCCCCTACCACACTCTAGTCTTGTAGTTTCCATTGCTTAAATGGAGTTGAGCTCCACGCTTTAACAACAGACTTTCAAGACCGCCTGCGGACGCTTTACGCCCAATAATTCCGGATAACGCTTGCCACTCCCGTATTACCGCGGCTGCTGGCACGGAATTAGCCGTGGCTTATTCCTCAAGTACCGTCAGATCTTCTTCCTTGAGAAAAGAGGTTTACAGCCCAGAGGCCTTCATCCCTCACGCGGCGTTGCTCCGTCAGGCTTTCGCCCATTGCGGAAAATTCCCCACTGCTGCCTCCCGTAGGAGTCTGGGCCGTGTCTCAGTCCCAGTGTGGCTGATCATCCTCTCAGACCAGCTACTGATCGATGCCTTGGTAGGCTCTTACCCCACCAACTAGCTAATCAGACGCGAGCTCATCCTCAGGCGAAAACTCATTTCACCTCGCGGCATATGGGGTATTAGCGGCCGTTTCCAGCCGTTATCCCCCTCCTGAGGGCAGATTCTCACGCGTTACTCACCCGTCCGCCACTCACCCGAAGGTGCGTTCGACTTGCATGTGTTAAGCACGCCGCCAGCGTTCATCCTGAGCCAGGATCAAACTCTCCGTTGTAGTCCGGTCCTCTTGAACCAGTCACCTCACCAGATGCCTCGCGGCACCCAGTCAAGCCCTGGCCCTCAACTCGGCTTGCTCACTCCCAAGCTCGGCACTGGCGTACCAAACTCAGTCGTCGCCCCATTGTCTTCACAATGGTTTCAAAGAGTGCACGCTCGTCCCTCAACTCAGGCCTCACCACAAGAATTCCCATTCCCATGGCTCCTCCGTCATCTCAGGCTTCCCGTGGCTTTCCCAGATCTCAGATCCGGTTCGCTTCCAGCTTCAGCAGACGCTTTGCATGCTCCCTCGCTTCGTGATCAAGCTCGGCAGCACTCGCCCGCTCTCGCCGGTCGCTGTGTTCTTTTGACGGGACCTCACACCCCCACTGCTCGTTCGTCACCCTCCCGCAGCTCACTCCCACCCGTTGCACCCAGACCCTCAAGGTCCAGGCTCTTCAGCCAGCAGCTCACTCCAGGACCATGACGCAGTGGAAGCGTCAGTTCCTAAACGTTTCGGTTGTCCAGGTTCCTCCACCTCCACACCAGTCACCCCGGTGCTCTCGGTGGACGCTGCCTCGCGGTTCCCCGCTCCGGCAACTCAGAAAACTTACATCACCGGGGGGCTCCTGCCTTGCGGCCCTCGCTTCCCCTCCGTAAGCCCGCTAACCCCGCAGCTCTCGCTCCTGGGGCGCAGTCCAAAACTGTAGCACCCTCCCCTCAGCCGGGGTCAACCATCTCCTGCCCGCCCAGCTGCAGCAGTGCCTCACCCCAGGGCATGAAGCGCGCCAGCGTCTCGGCACGATCCGCCGCCAGAACCGGATAGTCGGCCGTGGCCTGGTCGCTGCCCGGCTCCAGCTGCTCCGGACTGCGCAGCAGCCAGCGCACCGAGCAGTGCAGTTCCGTGAGCACCAGCCAGGCGGCCGCCAGATCCCAGATCTTGGGCGTGGCCTCGAGGGCCGCCACCGTCTGCCCCATGGCCACGCTCACCAGATTGAGGCTGGCCACGCCCAGGAGCCGGATCTTGCCGGGAAAGCGCTGGCGGGGCAGTCGCTGCAGCACTCCGATCGAGCGGCTGCAGAGGGAGGCGCAGCCCGCCGGGTGGCTCTGCAGGGAGGGGGGATGCAGCGGTTTGCCATTGCGCCAGGCCCCCTGCCCCCGCACCGCCACGATGCGCTGCCGCAGGGGAGGCACGTCCAGCACGGCCAGCACAGGGCGTCCCCCCTCGAAGCGGGCCAGCGAGATGGCCCAGTAGGGAATCCCCGCCGCGAAGTTCGTGGTGCCATCCAGGGGATCCACCACCCAGAAGGCCTCGGTGAGGGGAACGCGCTTGTCGCCTTCCTCACTGAGAACCCCTTCGCCGGGGTAGAGCTCCGCCAGCCCCTGCACCAGGGTGCTGTCACTCCAGCGGTCACAGGCGGTGATGAGGCTCCCATCCGCCTTGACATCGGAGACGGCATGGCCGAAATCAGCCCGCTGCCGTTCCGCCACCCGATCGAGCAACGCCACCAGGCCTGGATCCAGGGCAGAGCGCGTGGGGGTTGTGGTCATCCAATCTCGAGGGCAAGGACCTTGCTGAGACTTCTCCCCGTATCCTCCCTGAACTGGCGCAGATTGACGCGGCTCAGCACCGCAAGCGCCACAAGGGCCACGAGCGCTTCAACCCCGAGCACCAGCGCGTAGGGGGGAAAAGGCCCGGGGGGGAGGGGGAAGAGCTGCTGCAACCAACGGCCCAGATCCAGGAGTCCGCCCCCGATCACCTTGCCCAGGGCCCGGGACATCGCCTGGGCCAGCCCCCAGACCCCGACGAAGGTGCCGGCGGCTTCCGGCAGGGTGAGATCGAGCATCAGCACCAGCGCGCTGTTGGTGCCGATGCCGGCGGCCAGGCCGAAGAGCACCATCACAATTCGCAGCAGGGGGATCTGGGCCACCATCCCGCTCACCAGCAGCAGCAGCAGGCTGGCCAGGATGAGCTGACAGCCCAGCCGCGCCGTGGCGAGCTTGCCGAGCCGGGGCACGATCCAGAGGCCCGCCAGCAGCAGTCCCGCCAGGGTGCCGATGCCCCACAGGGCATTCAGGGACGCCGTGGCGGCGATCGGCATGCCGAACACGTCGGCGCCGTAGCTCTCGAGGATCGGGTCCTGCAGAAACAGCGCCAGCGTGAACAGCACCAGAAAGAGGAAAAACACCAGCACCTGGCGGCTCGAGGTGACCAGGGCCCAGGACTGCCGCAGGGTGATGGCGTCGTCGCGGGAGCTGGCCTGGCTGCGGCCGCTGCTGCGGCGGGCCGGCGGCTCCATGCCCAGGGTGGCCACCAGCGTGAGCAGCAGCACCACAGCCGCCACCCGCAGCATGAAGCCGAGCAGCGCAGGCTCGAGCAGGGCCGGATCCCGCACCCCATCCAGACTGCGCAGGCCGATGGCGATGCTGATGGCCCCCACCACGATCCCCACGGTGAGCAGGCACCAGATGATCCCCACCGCCCTGGGCCGCTCCTGCTCGGTGGTGCGATCGATCACCAGGGCCAGGTAGGGCGTGGAGGCCAGCGAAATCGCCAGGCCATAGGCGGCGAACAGCCCGCACAGGGCGAGAACCCCACCGGCCAGCCGGGAGGAATCATCGGCCTGCAGCAAGGCGGCCACCTGGAAGATCAGGGGGATGGAGAGCACCGCCAGGCCGCAGAAGGCCAGACTGCCCAGCCAGATGTAGGGCAGCCGGTGGCGGCCGGCCAGGGGATAGCCATCCGACACCTGCCCCACCAGCACCCTGGCTGGGGCCACGAACTGCTCAAAGGCCAGGGCGCCTCCCACCCACAGGGCAGGAAACCCCAGCTCGCTGATCATCACGCGGTTGAGCATGCCGGCGAAGATCACGGCCAGGCAGCCCAGGCAACCCTGGAACAAGCCGAGCCGCAGGGTGCCGGCCAGGCCCAGTGAGCCGGTCTGGGCAAGCTGGGGGCGGTCGCTGGCCACCCTCAGACGGGTCCCGGATTGGAGGCCTGGCAGGCCGGCAGCAGCGGCGTGGGCTCAACCGGAATGTCCGCTGCGGGTTCCGGCTTGATCGGCGACAACGCCTGGGCGGGGCAGGTGGTGATCTGGTCGAGCCCGGTCCTGCGGCGCAGCTCCGCCAGGTTCACGTTGTATTCGGTGATGGCCTGGGCGTAGCGCACCTCCGCCTGGGTGAGGTCGCGCTGGTTGTCCACCACTTCCCGCTGGGTGGTGACGCCGGCCTGGAAGCGCAGGCGGGCGAGGCGCAGAGACTCCCGGGCCGAGATCACTTCCCGGGCCGTGGTGGTGATGTTGCGGTTGTTCTTGTCGAGGTTGTAGAAGCTCTCCTCCACTTCCCGGCGGATGGAATCCCGGCGCTCAGCGAAGCGGAAGGTGTTCTCCTGGGCCCGCTGGCGGCTCTGGCGAGCCTGGGCCGAGGAGGCGCCTCCGTCAAAGAGACTCCACCGCAGACTCAGACCCACCGAGGTGTCGTAGGAGCTGCCGGAGCTGATCCCCCCACCTCCAGAGCCTGCATTGGCGTTGAACCAATCGCTCTGGAAGCCGGCGAAGACGTTGAGGAAGGGCTGGGTTTCGCCGAGGGCGATGTTGGCCTGGCTGTTGGCGATCGAGACATCGAGCAGCACCTGATCCAATTCCTCCCTGAACGCATAGGCGGCCACGATGCTCTCCTGGAGGGAGGGCTGCCACACCCCCAGCACCCGGGAGGGGTCCGCAGCTGTGGGGGTCACGTTCTGGGGCAGGTCCAGCAGGGAGGCGAGGGACCGGCGGGCGATCGACTGCTGCGCCAGGGCCGTGGTGAGCAGCTGCTGATCACGGGCCAGCTGGGTCTCGGCCTCCAATACCTCCAGCCGGGTGGCCACGCCAGCCTGGAAGCGGGCCCGCGAATCCCGCAGGCTCACCAGGGAGGCCCGCACCGACTGCTGGCCGATGCGCACCTGATCATCGGTCTCCTGCAGGGAGAAGTAGGCCTGGGCAGCCTGCAGGCGCAGATCCCTCAGGGCGATCACGTACTGATACTTCGCCCGCTCGAACTGGTCCCGGGCGGCGGCGATGGTGGGGTTGCGCTGGGGGTTGATCAGCGCCCACTGGGCCGTGATCGCCACGCCTGCCGCCCAGCGATCCTGGTTGCTCACCTGGGTTCCGCCTCCCGCCAGGTTGCTGCGCTGCTGCCCGGTCGTGTAGGTGGGCAGCGCGTTGGCGTCGAGGTTGAGGTTGGGATACCAGAGAGCGATCTGGGCACGCAGGTTGCTCTGGGCCTGATCCACCTGGCTGGCGATGGCCTTGAGGTTGGGGTTGTTGACCTCGGCCAGGTTCTCCACCTGCTGCAGGCTCAGCGGACGCAGCTCCTCGATCACCACCTGCTCCGGCTTGGTCGGCAGGGCGAGGGAGTCGGGCGCGGGGAGATCCTCGACCGCGGGTTGCAGTTCATTGGCGGCCGGAGCGACCAGCTCGGGCTTGACCCGCGGACGGGTTCCCTTCACGTCCGGCGCGAAGGGGAGGGCCTGTTTGGGCGGCTCCGCCGCGGTGGCCTCAGGATCAGCCCCGCCGGCTGGGGAAGGCGGTTCGGCCTGGGCCAGACGGGTGGGGGCTTTGGATCCGGTGTGCTTCACGGCAGCGGCTGAACCCGCGGACGGGTGGCCTGCA
This portion of the Cyanobium sp. NIES-981 genome encodes:
- the xseB gene encoding exodeoxyribonuclease VII small subunit, which codes for MPGSSSGDGDRARSKARRTSGRAAGEPGAAAEPSTPAVHKDSAQARRTAAGLSYNEARSALDLILAELQSSTLQVEEMAALHRRAQAYAERCEQILGEVEQEILIWDPSTETDPVPYTP
- a CDS encoding DUF2834 domain-containing protein; the encoded protein is MTPPEPPAASVPPPTPWLRWVYLVLAIAGAVLPWLANLAYIKEYGGSFDLVQFIQLANVNPAAASLSRDLAIGSTAVVIWMVHEARRLQVRGLAIVLLTCVTVAFACGAPLFLYLRERRLAELARS
- a CDS encoding YihY/virulence factor BrkB family protein; this encodes MGEADLRQNRSHRLLRPWQVFLQASKLWFRHDCVDLSAAFAYHAMQSLFPIVLIALSLAARVLGQDEGLVERVLSGARQVLPGSAMPAVTAGLNAFLRQGVGAGLLGVLVLVLTASNAYLTLQRGADRLWWDRPFGLEGLPWLQLVLRYCRLRLKALGLMALMALVIVLDRVATSWRLPGSPALVELFPRIFPRVLDLQRPFSSGLDLLSTLGFSLLAALLLLWMLPSRRVSWRNLLPGAAFLASAFTLLNLLLGRVLVVLGVRFQAYGLVGGVLVFGLWVWMIGVLIYYSQCLSVVLSRPGRAPVDPRS
- a CDS encoding inositol monophosphatase family protein; protein product: MTTTPTRSALDPGLVALLDRVAERQRADFGHAVSDVKADGSLITACDRWSDSTLVQGLAELYPGEGVLSEEGDKRVPLTEAFWVVDPLDGTTNFAAGIPYWAISLARFEGGRPVLAVLDVPPLRQRIVAVRGQGAWRNGKPLHPPSLQSHPAGCASLCSRSIGVLQRLPRQRFPGKIRLLGVASLNLVSVAMGQTVAALEATPKIWDLAAAWLVLTELHCSVRWLLRSPEQLEPGSDQATADYPVLAADRAETLARFMPWGEALLQLGGQEMVDPG
- a CDS encoding BCD family MFS transporter — translated: MRVASDRPQLAQTGSLGLAGTLRLGLFQGCLGCLAVIFAGMLNRVMISELGFPALWVGGALAFEQFVAPARVLVGQVSDGYPLAGRHRLPYIWLGSLAFCGLAVLSIPLIFQVAALLQADDSSRLAGGVLALCGLFAAYGLAISLASTPYLALVIDRTTEQERPRAVGIIWCLLTVGIVVGAISIAIGLRSLDGVRDPALLEPALLGFMLRVAAVVLLLTLVATLGMEPPARRSSGRSQASSRDDAITLRQSWALVTSSRQVLVFFLFLVLFTLALFLQDPILESYGADVFGMPIAATASLNALWGIGTLAGLLLAGLWIVPRLGKLATARLGCQLILASLLLLLVSGMVAQIPLLRIVMVLFGLAAGIGTNSALVLMLDLTLPEAAGTFVGVWGLAQAMSRALGKVIGGGLLDLGRWLQQLFPLPPGPFPPYALVLGVEALVALVALAVLSRVNLRQFREDTGRSLSKVLALEIG
- a CDS encoding TolC family protein, coding for MKHTGSKAPTRLAQAEPPSPAGGADPEATAAEPPKQALPFAPDVKGTRPRVKPELVAPAANELQPAVEDLPAPDSLALPTKPEQVVIEELRPLSLQQVENLAEVNNPNLKAIASQVDQAQSNLRAQIALWYPNLNLDANALPTYTTGQQRSNLAGGGTQVSNQDRWAAGVAITAQWALINPQRNPTIAAARDQFERAKYQYVIALRDLRLQAAQAYFSLQETDDQVRIGQQSVRASLVSLRDSRARFQAGVATRLEVLEAETQLARDQQLLTTALAQQSIARRSLASLLDLPQNVTPTAADPSRVLGVWQPSLQESIVAAYAFREELDQVLLDVSIANSQANIALGETQPFLNVFAGFQSDWFNANAGSGGGGISSGSSYDTSVGLSLRWSLFDGGASSAQARQSRQRAQENTFRFAERRDSIRREVEESFYNLDKNNRNITTTAREVISARESLRLARLRFQAGVTTQREVVDNQRDLTQAEVRYAQAITEYNVNLAELRRRTGLDQITTCPAQALSPIKPEPAADIPVEPTPLLPACQASNPGPV